TAAAAATTGGTGGGCAAAATAATATAAAAGAAGTTAAGATAGGCATGTCTCATAGAGGCAGACTTAATGTATTGGCAAATGTTTTACAAAAATCTTATAAAAGAATTTTTAACGAGTTTGCTGGTGAATTTAGTTCTGACAGCGAAGATAGCGCTGGAGATGTCAAATATCATCTTGGAGCATCATCAGATAGAGAGTTCGATGGAAACTCAGTTCATGTAAGTTTAACAGATAATCCCTCACATTTAGAGGCTGTTAACCCTGTAGTTTTAGGACAGACAAGAGCTAAACAATTTTTCCATCAAGATAAAGAGAGAAACAAAGTTATACCAATACTCATTCATGGAGATGCAGCTTTTGCTGGTCAAGGAGTTGTTGCTGAATGTTTTGCGATGTCTGGATTACCAGGTCACAATACTGGTGGAACAATTCATATTATTGTAAATAATCAGATAGGATTTACTACTAGTCCAAGATTTGCTAGGTCTTCACCTTATCCATCAGATGTTGCAAAAATGGTAGAAGCACCGATCCTTCATGTTAATGGAGATGATCCAGAAGCAGTTGTTTATTCGACTAGAATAGCAACAGAATTTCGTTTAAAATTTAACAGAGACGTTGTTGTAGACCTAATTTGTTACAGAAGGTTTGGACATAATGAGGGAGATGAGCCTGCATTTACCCAACCTTTAATGTATAAAAAAATTAGATCACACCCTAGCGTTTATAAGATTTATGGAAATAAACTTGTAAATGAAAACTCTATAACGCAAGAATTATTAAATCAAAACGTTAAATCATTTAAGGATTTACTTGATGAACAATATAAGAGTGCAAAAGACTATAATCCTAAAATAGAATGGTTTGAAGGAACTTGGTCAAGATATAAACCTGAAAGAGGCAAAGATAAAAGAGGTATAACGGGCTATGAGGAAAACAAATTAAAATTAATTTCAGATAAAATAAATATTATACCTGAAGAAAAAAATATTCATAAAACTATCTCTAAAATATTTAATGCTAGAAAAGAAAGTATTGAAAAAGGTACTGGAATTGATTGGTCTTCAGCAGAAGCGCTTGCTTTTGGATCATTGCTTGAAGAAGGATATCCAGTCAGACTTGTAGGACAAGATTCTGGTAGAGGGACATTCAGTCAACGACATTCTGTTTTAAGAAATCAACTAGATAACTCCAGGTATGTTCCTCTTAATAATATTTCTGATAATCAAAAGCATTTTGAAGTAGTAGATAGTTTTTTATCTGAACTTGCGGTTTTAGGTTTTGAATATGGTTACAGTCTTGTGGAACCAAACACTCTTACTCTTTGGGAGGCTCAATTTGGTGATTTTGCAAATGGAGCTCAAGTAGTAATTGATCAATTTATTGCATCTGGGGAGAGAAAATGGAATAGAGCATCTGGTATAGTAATGTTGTTACCTCATGGATATGAAGGACAAGGACCAGAACATTCTTCAGCAAGATTAGAGAGATTTTTACAATTATGCTCAAACGACAATATGCAGGTAATGAATTGCACAACCCCAGCAAATTACTTTCATGCTTTGAGAAGACAAATGCATAGAAGTTTTAGGAAGCCTCTAATTATAATGACACCAAAATCACTATTAAGAAATAAATACTGTGTATCAAATTTAGAAGATTTTAACAAAAACAACACCTTTCATAGAGTTCTATGGGACCATGCTATTGACCCTAAGTCTAAAGGATTTATTGAACTAAAAGAAAGTTCTAAAATTAAAAAAGTAATTCTTTGTTCTGGAAAAGTATATTTTGATTTATTAGATGCTAGAGAAAAGTTTAAAAGAGATGATGTTGTGATGTATAGAATAGAACAATTATATCCGTTTCCAGCAAAAGCTTTAGTTAAGGAGTTAAAACCATATGCTAAAAATGCTCAATTTTTTTGGTGTCAAGAAGAACCAAAAAATATGGGTGCCTGGTTTTCAGTAAGAGATTATATCCAATGGACATTAGACACTTTAAAGGCTAATAATAACAAAATTTCTTATATAGGAAGAAGCCCAGATGCAACTCCTGCAACAGGATACGCCAAAAGGCATAATTCTCAACAACAAGAAATAATTAACGAGGTGTTTGATTAATTATAATGAGTGAAAAAATAGTAGTACCAGTCCTTGGCGAAAGTATAACAGAAGCGACTGTTGCAAAATGGCTTAAAAATCCAGGAGATGCAGTTGAAGCAGATGAGCCAATTGTTGAACTTGAGACAGATAAAGTAAATTTAGAAGTGCCATCACCAATTTCTGGAATATTGACTGAAATTAATTCACAAGATGGATCGGTTGTTGAAGTAGGAGCATTATTAGGTTCTGTATCAGCAGTTAGTGGGGCGGTTAAATCTGCACCAATAAAGAAAGAGGAAATAAAGAAAGAGCAAATTACTCCTAAAGAGAGCAATGTAATAAAATTAGATGCTAGCAAAAAAGAACCAAAAATATTTGAAGAAAAAGAAATTAGAAAATCTAAAGAAAAACCTCTAGTCTTAACAGAGGAAGTTAAAACAGAAGTTGCTCCAAAAAGAGATATGAGTCCAACTTTGTCTCCAGCAGTGAGAAAAATAGTTGCTGAAAATAATATTGATATTAATTCAATTCAAGGCTCAGGCAAAGATGGAAGAGTTTTAAAAGGAGATTTAATAAGTTTGATGGGTGCAAATCCAAAACCATCTGAAAGAAAAATTCAATATGGTGAGGAAGAACGAATTAAAATGACCAGGTTGAGACAGACTATTGCAAAAAGATTAAAGCAAGCTCAAGAGAATGCTGCTCTTTTAACAACATTTAACGAAGTTGATATGAGTAGTGTAATGGAAATGAGGAAAGAAAATCAAGAGGATTTCCAATCTCGTTATGGAATAAAATTAGGATTTATGTCTTTCTTTGTAAAAGCATGTGTAGTTGCTTTAAAAAATTTCCCTGCAGTTAATGCTGAAATTGATGGTGATGAGATAATATATAAAAATTATTATAATATTAGTTTTGCAGTTGGAACAGATAAAGGCTTGGTTGTTCCAGTTTTAAGAAATGCAGATGAATTATCCTTTGCTGATATTGAAAAAAATATTAAAGAAATTTCAGAAAAAGCGCGAGATGGAAAGCTAACGATTGAAGATCTCCAGGGAGGAACATTTACAATAAGTAATGGAGGTGTGTATGGGTCCATGCTTTCAACACCAATACTAAATTTACCTCAGTCTGGTGTGTTGGGAATGCATAATATAGTAGAAAGACCTATTGTTGTAGATGGTGAAATCAAAATAAGACCAATTATGTATTTAGCATTATCATATGATCATAGAATTATTGATGGAAAAGAGTCTGTATCTTTCCTTAAAATGATTAAAGAAAATTTAGAAGACCCTAGAAGGTTGTTTTTAGATATTTAAATGTCAGAAAAATTTCAAGCTGTAGTTATTGGAGGTGGACCTGGTGGTTATGTCTGTGCAATCAGACTTGCTCAATTAGGATTAAAAACTGCATGTATAGAGTCTAGAGGGTCTTTGGGAGGTACTTGTTTAAACGTTGGTTGTATCCCATCAAAAAGCTTACTTAATCTGTCTGAAGAATTTCATAAAGTAAAAAATTTAGCAAACAAAGGTATTGAAGTTGGTGAAGTAAAATTAAATTTAGACAAAATGATGAAAAGCAAAGATAAAGCTGTAACAGTTCTTACCAAAGGTGTTGAATTTCTTTTGAAAAAAAACAAAGTTAGTTACTTTAAAGGACATGGAAGTTTTAAATCAAAAAATGAAATTTTAATAAAGGATGATAAAAATAAAGAAACTGTCATCCAATCAGAAAAAACAGTTATTGCAACAGGATCAGTTCCAGTTTCATTACCAGGAATAGAAATAGATGAGAAAACAATTGTCTCATCAACAGGTGCCTTAAAGTTAGAAAAGGTACCTAAGAAAATGGTTGTAGTAGGAGGAGGCTATATAGGATTAGAGATGGGATCTGTATGGTCTAGACTTGGAGCAGAGGTGCAAGTTGTTGAATTTTTAGATCATATTACACCTGGAATGGATAAAGAAATTTCTTCAGAATTTATGAAAATTTTAAAAAAACAGGGTATGAAATTTAATATGCAAAATAAAGTTGAAACAATTAAAAAAAATGCAGCAGGTGCAGTGGTTTCAACAGTAGATAAAGATGGTAATAAAAATAATTTTGAATGTGATGTTGTTTTAATCTCTGTTGGCAGAAAACCCAATACAGATGGTTTAAATTTAGAGTCTGTAGGAGTAGATCTTGATGAAAGAAATAGAATTAAAACTGATAAAATTTTTAAGACTAACGTTGAAAACATTTATGCAATAGGCGATGTAATTGTTGGTCCAATGCTTGCACACAAAGCGGAGGATGAAGGTATAGCAGTTGCAGAAAACATAGTTGGTCAATCTGGACATGTAAATTATGATACAATTCCAGGAGTAGTTTATACAACGCCAGAAGTAGCATCAATCGGTAAAACTGAGGAGCAATTAAAAGAATTAAATAAAAAATATAAAGTAGGGAAATTTTCGTTTATGGCCAATTCAAGAGCCAAGGCCATAGATGATGCAGAAGGTTTTGTTAAAATTTTAGCTGATGAGCAAACAGATAAAGTATTAGGTGCACATATAATTGGACCTCATGCAGGAGAATTAATTGCAGAGATTGGTGTTGCAATGGAATTTGGTGCAAGTGCAGAAGATATCGCCCGAACTTGTCATGCTCATCCAACGTTTTCTGAAGCAGTTAAAGAAGCTGCTTTATCAGTAGATAAAAGAGCAATACACTCTTAATTTTTTTTCATATTATAAAAATATGAAATATCCGATTCTCGTACCAAATATTTTTAATCATCCATTTACTTATGAAAGTAATTTAACTCTTAAAGTTGGAGATTATGTAATGGTACCTTTTGGAAAATCAAAAATTACCGGTGTTGTTTGGGACGAATTTGAAAAAAATAATAATAAAAATTTTAAGACTAAAAAGGTAATCAAGAAATTAGACGTTACTCCATTAAAAAAAAATACAATTAATTTTTTAAATTGGTTTGCAGAATATAATCTTATCCCAAAAGGTATGGCATTAAAGTTAGTGCTCTTAAGTAGTGATGCGGTAGAGAACAAAGAAACTCAACTTTATCAAATATTTGATAGCAAAATTAAGCAAAACTTAATCAAGCTGTCTAGTGATCAAAATAAATCTCTAAAAAAAATGAATGTTTCAAATAAAAAATTTAGAGTTCATGTTTTACAAGGCACAACTGGATCAGGAAAAACTTTAGTTTATTTTGAAGCATTAAAACCACTGTTAGAGAAGGATTTTCAAGGATTAATTTTATTACCAGAAATAGGTTTAACTAGCCAGTTTGAACAAAAATTTTTAGAATATTTTGGTTTTAAGCCCGCAGTTTGGCACTCAGGTATTTCAAAAAAAAAGAAAGAATTAATTTGGAGTGGCGTTTCTAATGGTAAAATAAAAATAATTATTGGTGCAAGGTCTTCATTATTTTTACCATTTAAAAAATTAGGAATGATAATTGTTGATGAGGAACATGATCAATCATTTAAACAAGATGAAGGCATAACCTACAATGCTCGTGATATGGCAATTTCTAGAGCATCTTTTGAAAACATTCCAATAAATTTGATTACTGCTGTTCCTTCAATAGAAACTTTTGAAAATATTAAAAAGGGTAAATACGAGGTTTCTAGATTAAATGAAAGATATCAAAAAGCAGCTTTACCTAATTATGAAATTATTAATTTAAATAATACCAAACTTGAAAAACAATCATGGCTATCAAATAAAATTATTGAAAAAGTTAATTTACATTTGGAAAAAAAAGATCAAGTTTTGTTTTTTTTAAACAGAAGAGGTTTTTCTCCAAATGCTTTATGTAATAAGTGTTTTACAAGTTTTACATGTCCAAATTGTAGTATCAATTTAGTTTATCATAAAAATAAAAATAACTTATTATGTCATTATTGTGGATACAAATCCGATCTTAAAAGGGACTGTACAAAAGAAGGCAATTGTGAATTTATTTTTAGCGGCCCTGGTGTCGAGAGAATTTCAGAAGAAGTAAAAAGAAAATTCCCTGGAAAAAAAATAGAGATTTTTTCAAGTGACACAATGAATAAAAAAGATTCTAAAGAAAAAATAGATAAAATTATTAATAATGAAACGCATATTTTAGTTGGAACTCAATTAATTTCAAAAGGTTTTCATTTTCCAAGCTTAAATTGCATTGTAGTTGTTGATATTGATCTTTCATCTCAAGGACATGATTTAAGAGGGGCAGAAAAAAATTTGCAGCTCTATCATCAACTTTCAGGACGTGCAGGAAGAACAGGAAAACCAGCAACGGTATATTTTCAAACTTATGAAAATAATACTAAGATGATTTCAGAAATTACAAGTAAAAATCCAGATATTTTTTTAGAAAGAGAACTAGAGATAAGAAAAAAAAATAAACTACCTCCATTTCAAAGGTTTATTTCTTTAATCTTAACAGGAGATAATGAAATTAAATTAGAAAAAGAAGCTATTAATTTTAAAAATTTCATTGAAAATAAAATTGAAGGAAAAATATTAGGGCCTGTGAATGCCCCATTATTTAGATTAAAGAGAAAATTTAGAATTAGATTTTTAATCAGAGGCTTAAAATCCATGAAACTACAAAGCTCTCTTGCAAAAATTATTCCAAAATATAAATTTTCTTCTGGAATAAAACTTTCAGTTGATGTTGATCCAATTAACTTCAATTAACCGCAAAAAAGAGGCCTTTTTTACGAATCCGCTACTTGAAGACATAAGGGTCATATGCTATTTAGGGCGTGATTTTTAAATAATCTTCAACATTATAGAGGAACCAAGTTGAGTAAAGACACCGGATTTTCAATAACTTCAGCCGAAAGGTATTCTCTTGCGCTTTTTGAACTTTCAGAGGAAAACAATCTTTTAAGTCAGATCGAAGATCAGTCTTCATCTATTCTTAATTTAATTGAGCAAAGTGAAGATTTTTCTAATTTGATTAAAGATCCAACTACAAGCCAAGAAGATTTATTAAAAGTAATCAATACAATCTCTGAAAATAATAAATTTGAGTCTTTATTTAAAAATTTTTTAAGTTTCTTAATTCAAAAAAGACGTTTCTTTTTTATTGAGCGTATCCTTAAAAGCTTTATTGAGATTTGTTCAAGAAAAAGAGGTGAACTTAAAGCAGAATTAAAATCAGCAAAAGAATTATCTAATGAAGAAATTGCAAAAATTACAGAGGAGTTAACAAAAAATTTTAGCTCAAAAATAAAATTAAACTACAAACATGACGAAAGTTTAATAGGAGGTTTGGTAGTACAAGTAGGAAGTACTATGGTCGATACCTCAATTAAAAATAAATTACAACAAATCGAAAATAGAATGATAGAGGCATAAATGGAAATAAATCCTTCAGAGGTTACAAAAATATTAAAAGAACAAATTAAAAATTTTGGTGACAAAGCAGAAGTCACAGAAGTTGGTCAAGTTTTATCAGTTGGAGACGGTATTGCTAGGATTTATGGTTTGGATAATGTTCAAGCTGGTGAAATGGTAGAGTTTGCAGATGGTTCAAAAGGTATGGCTCTAAACTTAGAAAGTGAAAACGTTGGTGTCGTAATTTTTGGTGATGACAGAAATGTTAAAGAAGGGGATGTAGTAAAAAGAACGGGTAATATTGTTGATACTCCAGTTGGAAAAGAATTATTAGGAAGAGTAGTGGATGGTTTAGGAAATCCTATTGATGGAAAAGGACCATTAGATAAAGGAATTAAAAAAAGCAGGGTTGAAGTAAAAGCTCCTGGTATTATTCCACGACAATCAGTAAGTGAACCAATGCAAACTGGTCTTAAATCAATTGACAGTCTAGTTCCGATTGGAAGAGGGCAAAGGGAATTAATTATCGGTGATAGACAAACTGGTAAAACAGCAGTTGCAGTAGATGCAATTATTAATCAAAAAAAAATCAATGAATCTGGTGATGAAAAACAAAAATTGTATTGTATATACGTTGCAGTTGGACAAAAAAGATCAACAGTAAGACAAATTCAAAAAACATTAGAAGAAGCTGGAGCTATGGAGTACACAACAATCGTTGCTGCTACAGCATCAGACTCTGCTCCTCTACAATTCTTAGCACCATATACAGGTTGTACTATGGGCGAGTATTTTAGAGATAATGGAATGCATGCATTAATAATTTATGACGATTTGTCTAAACAAGCAGTTGCTTATAGACAAATGTCATTGCTATTGAGAAGACCTCCAGGGCGTGAGGCCTATCCTGGAGATGTATTTTATCTTCATAGTAGATTACTTGAAAGAGCAGCTAAATTAAGTGACGAACATGGAGGTGGATCACTTACTGCACTGCCAATTATTGAAACACAAGGTGGTGACGTATCCGCGTTTATTCCAACTAACGTTATTTCAATTACAGACGGACAAATTTTCCTTGAAACAGAACTATTTAACCAAGGTATAAGACCTGCAATTAACGTAGGTTTATCAGTATCTAGGGTTGGCTCATCAGCTCAAACAAAAGCGATGAAAAAAGTTTCTGGTTCAATGAAACTAGAGTTAGCACAATACAGAGAAATGGCAGCTTTTGCTCAATTCGGATCTGATTTAGATGCATCTACTCAGCAGCTTTTGAATAGAGGCTCTAAACTAACTGAACTTTTAAAACAAAAACAATATTCACCGATGACTGTTGCAGAACAAGTTATTTCAGTATTTTGTGGAGTTAAAGGTTATCTGGACGATATTGATTTAAAAGACGTTGCTGAATTTGAGAGCAAGATTATTGAAAAATGTAAATC
Above is a genomic segment from Candidatus Pelagibacter sp. FZCC0015 containing:
- a CDS encoding 2-oxoglutarate dehydrogenase E1 component, yielding MSSSKNLDFEKTSFLNKSNSAFIEEMYLKFINKDADLPESWANYFEGIGEELNVIAKEINGPSWGPTKKKIDIDELQKKIEEQDKKDFDNVKLDTSEKFNFQLLADSNKDSISAVALIRAYRLRGHLLADLDPLEMRESEYLDELHPDFYGFKKENYDKKIFLNGVINRKYANIREILKFMKKTYCGKIGYEFMHISNPVERKWFRDRIEQDKNALQFTKNGKEAILNKLVQAEGFEKFLATKYVGTKRFGLDGGESLIPALEQIIKIGGQNNIKEVKIGMSHRGRLNVLANVLQKSYKRIFNEFAGEFSSDSEDSAGDVKYHLGASSDREFDGNSVHVSLTDNPSHLEAVNPVVLGQTRAKQFFHQDKERNKVIPILIHGDAAFAGQGVVAECFAMSGLPGHNTGGTIHIIVNNQIGFTTSPRFARSSPYPSDVAKMVEAPILHVNGDDPEAVVYSTRIATEFRLKFNRDVVVDLICYRRFGHNEGDEPAFTQPLMYKKIRSHPSVYKIYGNKLVNENSITQELLNQNVKSFKDLLDEQYKSAKDYNPKIEWFEGTWSRYKPERGKDKRGITGYEENKLKLISDKINIIPEEKNIHKTISKIFNARKESIEKGTGIDWSSAEALAFGSLLEEGYPVRLVGQDSGRGTFSQRHSVLRNQLDNSRYVPLNNISDNQKHFEVVDSFLSELAVLGFEYGYSLVEPNTLTLWEAQFGDFANGAQVVIDQFIASGERKWNRASGIVMLLPHGYEGQGPEHSSARLERFLQLCSNDNMQVMNCTTPANYFHALRRQMHRSFRKPLIIMTPKSLLRNKYCVSNLEDFNKNNTFHRVLWDHAIDPKSKGFIELKESSKIKKVILCSGKVYFDLLDAREKFKRDDVVMYRIEQLYPFPAKALVKELKPYAKNAQFFWCQEEPKNMGAWFSVRDYIQWTLDTLKANNNKISYIGRSPDATPATGYAKRHNSQQQEIINEVFD
- the odhB gene encoding 2-oxoglutarate dehydrogenase complex dihydrolipoyllysine-residue succinyltransferase, producing the protein MSEKIVVPVLGESITEATVAKWLKNPGDAVEADEPIVELETDKVNLEVPSPISGILTEINSQDGSVVEVGALLGSVSAVSGAVKSAPIKKEEIKKEQITPKESNVIKLDASKKEPKIFEEKEIRKSKEKPLVLTEEVKTEVAPKRDMSPTLSPAVRKIVAENNIDINSIQGSGKDGRVLKGDLISLMGANPKPSERKIQYGEEERIKMTRLRQTIAKRLKQAQENAALLTTFNEVDMSSVMEMRKENQEDFQSRYGIKLGFMSFFVKACVVALKNFPAVNAEIDGDEIIYKNYYNISFAVGTDKGLVVPVLRNADELSFADIEKNIKEISEKARDGKLTIEDLQGGTFTISNGGVYGSMLSTPILNLPQSGVLGMHNIVERPIVVDGEIKIRPIMYLALSYDHRIIDGKESVSFLKMIKENLEDPRRLFLDI
- the lpdA gene encoding dihydrolipoyl dehydrogenase, whose amino-acid sequence is MSEKFQAVVIGGGPGGYVCAIRLAQLGLKTACIESRGSLGGTCLNVGCIPSKSLLNLSEEFHKVKNLANKGIEVGEVKLNLDKMMKSKDKAVTVLTKGVEFLLKKNKVSYFKGHGSFKSKNEILIKDDKNKETVIQSEKTVIATGSVPVSLPGIEIDEKTIVSSTGALKLEKVPKKMVVVGGGYIGLEMGSVWSRLGAEVQVVEFLDHITPGMDKEISSEFMKILKKQGMKFNMQNKVETIKKNAAGAVVSTVDKDGNKNNFECDVVLISVGRKPNTDGLNLESVGVDLDERNRIKTDKIFKTNVENIYAIGDVIVGPMLAHKAEDEGIAVAENIVGQSGHVNYDTIPGVVYTTPEVASIGKTEEQLKELNKKYKVGKFSFMANSRAKAIDDAEGFVKILADEQTDKVLGAHIIGPHAGELIAEIGVAMEFGASAEDIARTCHAHPTFSEAVKEAALSVDKRAIHS
- the priA gene encoding replication restart helicase PriA; translation: MKYPILVPNIFNHPFTYESNLTLKVGDYVMVPFGKSKITGVVWDEFEKNNNKNFKTKKVIKKLDVTPLKKNTINFLNWFAEYNLIPKGMALKLVLLSSDAVENKETQLYQIFDSKIKQNLIKLSSDQNKSLKKMNVSNKKFRVHVLQGTTGSGKTLVYFEALKPLLEKDFQGLILLPEIGLTSQFEQKFLEYFGFKPAVWHSGISKKKKELIWSGVSNGKIKIIIGARSSLFLPFKKLGMIIVDEEHDQSFKQDEGITYNARDMAISRASFENIPINLITAVPSIETFENIKKGKYEVSRLNERYQKAALPNYEIINLNNTKLEKQSWLSNKIIEKVNLHLEKKDQVLFFLNRRGFSPNALCNKCFTSFTCPNCSINLVYHKNKNNLLCHYCGYKSDLKRDCTKEGNCEFIFSGPGVERISEEVKRKFPGKKIEIFSSDTMNKKDSKEKIDKIINNETHILVGTQLISKGFHFPSLNCIVVVDIDLSSQGHDLRGAEKNLQLYHQLSGRAGRTGKPATVYFQTYENNTKMISEITSKNPDIFLERELEIRKKNKLPPFQRFISLILTGDNEIKLEKEAINFKNFIENKIEGKILGPVNAPLFRLKRKFRIRFLIRGLKSMKLQSSLAKIIPKYKFSSGIKLSVDVDPINFN
- the atpH gene encoding ATP synthase F1 subunit delta, which codes for MSKDTGFSITSAERYSLALFELSEENNLLSQIEDQSSSILNLIEQSEDFSNLIKDPTTSQEDLLKVINTISENNKFESLFKNFLSFLIQKRRFFFIERILKSFIEICSRKRGELKAELKSAKELSNEEIAKITEELTKNFSSKIKLNYKHDESLIGGLVVQVGSTMVDTSIKNKLQQIENRMIEA
- the atpA gene encoding F0F1 ATP synthase subunit alpha gives rise to the protein MEINPSEVTKILKEQIKNFGDKAEVTEVGQVLSVGDGIARIYGLDNVQAGEMVEFADGSKGMALNLESENVGVVIFGDDRNVKEGDVVKRTGNIVDTPVGKELLGRVVDGLGNPIDGKGPLDKGIKKSRVEVKAPGIIPRQSVSEPMQTGLKSIDSLVPIGRGQRELIIGDRQTGKTAVAVDAIINQKKINESGDEKQKLYCIYVAVGQKRSTVRQIQKTLEEAGAMEYTTIVAATASDSAPLQFLAPYTGCTMGEYFRDNGMHALIIYDDLSKQAVAYRQMSLLLRRPPGREAYPGDVFYLHSRLLERAAKLSDEHGGGSLTALPIIETQGGDVSAFIPTNVISITDGQIFLETELFNQGIRPAINVGLSVSRVGSSAQTKAMKKVSGSMKLELAQYREMAAFAQFGSDLDASTQQLLNRGSKLTELLKQKQYSPMTVAEQVISVFCGVKGYLDDIDLKDVAEFESKIIEKCKSDMPEIIESILTSGKLEEDKEKLLVEVITQLKGNFKS